The region CGGCGGCGGCCCCGGCATGGGCCCGATCGGCGTCGCGAAACACCTCGTGCCGTTCCTCCCCGGCCACGTCTTTTCAGGCTCTCAGCTCTCAGCTCTCAGCTCTCAGCTCGGCGGCGCGGTCAGCGCGGCGCCGTTTGGCTCCGCCAGCATCCTCGTCATTTCGTGGATGTATATCCGCATGATGGGCGCCGACGGCCTGACGCGCGCCACGAAGTTCGCCATCCTCAACGCCAACTACATCGCCAAGCGCCTCGAGAACCATTTCCCCGTCCTCTACAAGGGCGGCAACGGCCTCGTCGCCCACGAGTGCATCCGCGAATTCCGCCCGTGGAAAAAGCACGGCCTCGAAGTCGAGGATGTCGCGAAGCGTCTGATGGATTACGGCTATCACGCGCCCACGATGTCGTTCCCCGTGCCCGGCACGCTCATGATCGAGCCCACCGAGAGCGAGACGAAGACCGAGCTCGACCGTTTCTGCGACGTGTTGATCTCGATCCACGGCGAAATGGCCGCGGTCGCCAGCGGCGAGAGCGACAAGCTCAACAACCCGCTCAAGCACGCCCCGCACACCGCGGCGGTCGTGACCGCGACCGAGTGGCCGCATCCGTATTCGCGCGAAGTCGCCGCGTTCCCCGACAAGTGGACGCGCGCCTCGAAGTTCTGGCCCGCCGTCGGCCGCATCGACAACGTCTACGGCGACCGCAACCTCGTGTGCTCGTGCGTGGGCATGGAAGCTTACGCACAACAACCCGCACAGGCCTAACCGGTAGGGGCGGTTGCCCTCAACCGCCCTCGCTCGCCCGCTCACGGTAGCCCGCGACCTCCGGGCGCGGGTCTCGCACCTTGTGAGGTAGGGCGGGACCGCTGGACCCGCCGCAAACTGCCGTTGTCATTCAAGGCCCCGCCAAACAGCGGGGCTTTTTCACTCCATCAAGGCACGATCAATTCTCTGTAGCACCGCGTGCCGGTTCTCCATCCATTCGACGCTGTCCACGTGAACGATTCTCCAGCCACGCCGCCGTAACAAAGCCGCGCGTTGGGTCCGCCGAAATGCGCCATCTTCGTAGCTTCCGTCGTCACACAGGATGGCGAGCTGGTAGGCGCGTCCATTCTTCCCCTCCACGGCGACATCAACACGGAAGCCGGAGGATCCGAGTTTCACAATGGCCCTGCGCGAATTGGAGAGGAGCGCCTCCGCAATCTGGCCAGATAGAGGCACAAAATTCGGCAACGGTTCGACGGCCTGCACTCGCGCCGCCTCAGATGCGGAGCGCACGAGATCGAGCACCCGGTGCGCGAGCGTCCGCGAGTTCGCAGACAGATGATAGACATATTCCAAGTATGCCTTGAACAGCCTCGGACCATCGTTCTTCGCTCGTGCCACGCTCAACATCGATGGTTCGAACGAAGCCACAACCAGCGCCTCGGCCCGAGCGCGCGAGACGGCCACGTTCAAGCGGCGCTCGCCGCCACGCTGTCCCACGGGGCCGAATCGGGCCGGAACATATCGTTCTACCCCACGAGTGCGATGCCTGCGCTCCACAGGAGCATGACCGACGGAGAAGATGATGATGTCGCGCTCGTCGCCCTGGACGTTTTCGATGTTCTTCACAAACGGACGATCGTCCAGCAATTCGCGGGTCTCCGCTTCTGAGAAGACTCGCGCGAACTCCGGGTCATTGGCTCGGCGTCGGTCAATCGCATCGAGCACCGTCCTCCGTTGCGACAGGTTGAAAGTCACCACACCGACCGTTGGAGCGGGTTTCCGTCTGAGCGCATCATGCAAGAGATCGACCACCCGCTCCGCCTCCTTTTCGTTTCTGCCTTCCGCATAGACGGCGTCGGCTACGGCCACCCAGCGCAACGCAGGCTCAACCAAAGGCGTGGCCTGCGACGGGCAGGTCAGCAACGCGCCGCCATACATCGCATGATTGGAAAACGCGATCAGCTCCTCCTCACGACAGCGATAGTGCCAATCGAGACTGCGCTTGGGCGCGCGCTGCCGCGCCAAAGTCAGAAGCGACTCCGCATCCAGAAAATCAGCCGCCTCGCCTTGGCTTGCCTGGGTCTCCGCTTCCTCCTCGTCGGGTGCCGCCTTGAAAAAGGACGTCGGGGGCATCTGTCGATCATCGCCTGCAATCACCACCCGGCGCGCCCGCATCAATGCGGGAAAGCCGCTGGCCACGGTGCATTGCGACGCCTCGTCAAATATCACCAGATCGAAGATCGGGCGGCGGGGAAAAAGCACGGTAAGCGTCTCCGGCGAAAGCAACCACACGGGAAGCGCATCAAATAATCCAGCATCGGCGTAAGTGCGGACAAAGGTCCTGAGTGGCATCAATGCCCGTTGTTTCGCCGCTTCACGCTGCAACTTCTCCTTTGCCGCCTGCTCAAGCGTGCGGCGGGCGTGCTTCTCTGGCGGAGGCAACCGGATCAGGGGCGTCTCGTTTGCCCGTGCGACGGCGAGTTGCCGACGTCCGATGGCGTCCGCATCGAGAACATCGGCCAACTGGCGCGTGCCGGAGTCATCGCACTCCGCCCCGCGCAAGCGCGGAGGCAGACCCTCGTGTGCCGCCACCCGCGCTGTTGCCCAAGCCTTGGTCACAATGTCCCCCCAACGGACCTCCGGTCCGGCCTCGCTGCAGAGGGCGAGGACAAGAGACCCCTGTGAGTCGATTGCCTCGGCCGTGGTGAGCACGCGATCCATGTCAGCCGCTCGGTCTGCTTCTTCAGAGAACTTGGCAAGCAACTGCTGTAGTTGCTCCATTCCGGTCGCTGCATCGATGCCATGAAAGACACCCGAAGCCTCTCTGGCGGCAACCTCGTGCGCCTGCTGCGCCTCGGCTGCGGCCAACCGCGCGGAGAGTAGCGAGCACCACCTTTCGAAGTCGCTATGCGCCCAAGCGTTCAAGGATTCGAGCACCGGCCTAACATTCCGTAGTGCCAGAACCGGTTCCGCCACGTCGGCGGCCCGATCAAGAATGCGCGCAATCTCTCGCGCATCCCCCGAAAGACAATCGCGCAACCCGTCTCGCGCCGCTGCGTCATCTAATCGCTTCCACAAGCGTGCGAGTCGCATGCGACGATGTAAATCGCGCGCAAGCGGAACATCCAGCGGACGCCCGACGGCATCCGGCCAAACCAGAGGCAAGCGGTTACGCACCGCACCCCGCGCGTTCCACCATGCCGGTGAAAAGATGCGCAGGAACGAATCCCCCTTCGCAAGCAGGACCACCAACGCGGGCTCCAAATCGGGATCAACCTGCATCCGCACCGGGAGTGGCTCCGACTGCCACACTCCCGCTTCCGCCTGCCATTCGAGCCGCAAGCCCGCAAGCGAGCGAGCGCTGTCATCCGAGGATGCGCCCAAAAGCTGGGCCACCAAGGGTTCGATTTTGGTGAGCCGCCCTAATGAGGCCAGCGCCGTGCGCATGATCGGCGCGGACTGAAGGCACGCGGATGGAGAGGCAGGTTGCTCTGTCGCTGCTCGTTCAACCCGCTCCTTCGTCTGCACGACACGGGACAGCAGAGTTCGCATTTCCGCCCGCTCCTCCCGTGTGGTGCCAGCCAGTGAGCGGCGGACCGGACGCCCTTCGGTCGGTCGCCACGGGCTGCCGGGCAATAACAATGCCGACCACGGGCGCACGGAGTCCGCGACTCGCGCCAATTGCAGCGCCGATTTCGCTGTCAAATGTCCTAGCCGGGGCATCGCGGTCGGCACCATGACCTGAAAACCCGCGGCGTATGCCGCCAACGCGCCGAGTGTGGGCTCACCATGATTTGCCTGTCGCAGATGCGCGATGCGCTGGCGGAGATCACGCGCGATGCTTTCTCGATCACCGGATGCCACAGACGCCTGGGGCGCTCCGGCTTCCGCCGCATCTTTCGTCAATCGGGCGCTAATACGGCGATACAGTGTCTTCCGATCTTCGAAGACATCATGCACCACTCCGGTCAATTCTCCCAGTCCAGCATGGGTCAGTCGGTTGGCTACGACGTCGAGTGCCGCGCGTTTTTCCGAGACCACGGCGACGCGCTCACCCCGCGCGACCGCATCAGCGACCAGATTGACGATCACCTGGCTTTTGCCAGTGCCCGGCGGACCATCGACTACGAGTGCCGGCACTTCGCGTGCCATGCGCACGACGGCCACTTGCGACGGATCAGACGGGATGACCGGCACCACGGGCAAGTGCAGTTCGCGCGCTGCGCGCTCGCTCACCCGTAATGAGTCCCTCAGCGCCGCCGGCAGCAATTCCCGCGCGCAACCGAGCAGCTCGCCCAGATCAGCACCTGGCTTGGCGATATCAGCCAGCAATTGCTCGTAATCCTCCAGCAACTCCGAATTTGACTGCGGAAAAAGACCCACCACTGCACAAGCCTCCAACTCAAGGCGCCGTCCTTTCCACTCGTAAACCGCATCCGCCAGAGGATCGAGCTTGTGCAGGTCAGGCGTGACCTCGAAGACATCGATACCTGCTCCACGTAGGTGCTCCACCAACGCGGCCACCCCTTTGGTGCTGTCGCCCGCAAGCGCAGCCAGTTTTGCGGCCGTCTCCTCACCAAATGGCAGCCCAGCCTTGTGGTAAACGGCGCGCAGGACCGCCTGATTGGCAATCGGTGGTTCGTCCGCTAACGGCACGAGGGCAATTCCTCCCTCGCCGGCGCGCTCCAATTCAACCTGCTGTAGCAGCAACGGCGCGCGCACCACGTAACCGTCCACCGCGCCGCAAATGAACCCGGTCCCGAGAAAAAGATCGCGAGCCCCGGTTTCTTCCAGTCGAGCGAGGTGCTCACGGCGCAACTCGACCACCTGCCTCATCAAGGTCTCCGCTTCCCGAGACGCCCCCACTTGTTCGCCTTCCACCAACACCGCACGTTTGCCGCCACCCAGCATCGCCAACACCCGTTCAGCCTGCCCAACCGAAATCCGGTTGAGTTCGGCTAAATCAAATGATCGGCCGGAGCGGATTTCGCGCAAGCGCACGGACGGACTGTGTCCATCTCCACTGATCAACTCGTCCCGCAGGCGTTGAATCGCCCTTTCCAGTGCGCCCGGCGTTGGGCGCACTGCTGCGTCGCTCGCGGAAACCACGGCTACAGGCAGGAGCGAAACGCTGTCTTCCAGACCGGCCGAGGCCAGATCGATGGAGGCCTTGAGACCATAGCGGGACACGGCGGCGGCAATGCGGTGCAGCAATTCAGGCTCGCGAGAACCTGCACCGAGCAATCGGAGCAAACGACGCACGGTCACCTGGCCACCACCTCTGCGCACAGTCGCCACGAGGAATGAGTCCAGTGCCTGCAATGCGTCCTGCGCGCTAACCGGCAGCGGTTTCGACGCCACGTTTTCGCGACGCTCCACCGTCAGACGGCGCAACGCACCACGCATCAGCGACTCAAACAATTCCTCGCACCCCAGTATCCTGCCGATCTCGGTGATGCGCTGGAACTCGGCCGCCTCAGCCACGCCATCTGCGACTAGCACGTTCATCAGAAGGTTGAACAACGGACGCTGAAATCCCGGCCCGAATGCCGCCGCGACCGGCGCGAGTTCCTGCAAGCGCTGCGCCGCGAACGCAGGTTCGAGAAAGCGTCGCCACTCCGGCACCAACGCCGCGAAAGTCTTCTCGATCGCCTCCGCCTCTTCGTCCCCCAGCACACCGTCAGCCGAACCGACCAAAGCCGCAGCGGCCAAGGCCGCCTCGTGCAGTTCAGGAGGAGGCACATCCAGATAATGGTAGGATCCGTCGATTCCAGGCCGGCGGAGAACCCGCTCGATCAAAGCCTCCACCTCCGCGATTGGACGCGTGCCCGGACCGGCCCCGGTCATTTCGCGAAACAGGTCGCTTTCGCTGAAAAGCCACGCGGCCCATGCACGCACGCCATGCTCCGGGTGCGTCACGCCCATCGCCGTGTCGGCCTCATCGAGGCATGCCTCGACAAGTTCACGACACTGGTCGAGATAGCCTTCCGTATCGCGACCGAGTGCCTCGGCCGGCAATCCCGTCGTGGCCACCATCTCCAACCTCAAGAGCGCATGCAAATCGCGCGTGGCTAGCAAGGCGAAGCGATCGGCGGTCAACTCGCGCGCCATGCACAGACAAGAAGCTGCCATAGACAATTCGGGAGCGACCGAATCCGACAGTGCGAGTGTTGTAGCTTGAGCCCCTACCTCCGCACGCAACGAGTCCGGGCCGTGGGCCATGTAGTGCCCGAATTCGTGTCCAATCACCGCGCGCAACGCCCCCTCATCCAACAACGATAGCAGTCGTCCCTGAATTTCCATCAGGATGGGGTCGCGCAATAGATGCATGGCTGCGTTCTCACGGCCCGCTGACTGGTAAATCTCGACGGGAGCGCATAGCCCGAACTCTGCACGGACAGCTTCCGCTGTCCGCACCGCTACAGGTGCCATCGCATCCGTCAGTCGCACTGCCCGGCCGAGCAATTGACGACGTATCTGATCAGGAGCGAGTGCAACTCTCTCTTCCGGAGCCAACACCGCAAGGTCAACAGCGAGACGATCAAGCAGCGCAGCTTCAAGCGGCAGCCGCACACGGGAGAAATCGTGTGGATTCATAGCGGAGGAGTTTTGCGGCCCGTGAAGCTCGCAGCGAAGCGCCGCCATGCGCGCGTGGCAAGCGTGGGCTACACGCTCGGCCCAGCATCATTCGTCGCCTTCGTGTAACGTCCTTCATCAGCTTCGCCGTGCCCTCGTCGTGGTTTGGTGAAGCCGATCGGGATCGTTGCGCTCTTTGTGCTTCTTGTGGCCCACTCCGACTGCGAAATTCAGATTGAAATTGCGTGCGACGCCTCCCGCAGCAATTCGCGCTCCAATCCAGGCGTCGCGTTACTCCGCTCCACGCCAGCTGGAAGCTGGCGCTACTTTGCCCTACTCCTCCCCCTCCATTTCCGGCGCTTTGATCGGCGCGAGCAACCGATCGAGCTCGGCCTGCGTCGGATTGCGAATCGAAAGCACGGTGAGCATCGACGGACCAGCCGGGAGCTGCACTTGCGTCGGCGTGCCGGGCTTCAGTCCGAGCAACACCGCGGCAAGCGGCGAGCTGTGCGGGAGGCACTCGATGTTAGTCTCCTCGTCCGTCTTCGTCTCGCCGTAGGTGGCGACGAGGAACTTGAAGCTGTCCTTCCGCTTCGCGCCGACGTCCTGCTTCTCGATCTTGATCACGTGGCCGAGTTGCACGAAGTCCGTCGGCTTGGTCAGCCACGCCGCCGGATCGACTTCGATGAACGTGTTGCGGCGATAAAACCGGTCGAGGTCGTCCATCTTGCGATCGACGGCGCGGATCGCGTCCTTCGCGGCCTTGAAACCGAAATTTTCGCGCAGGTCGCCCTGGCTGTGCGCCTCGACCTTGTCCTCGACGAGCGCAGCGCGTTTCACCTTCAGCGCCTCGAACTCCTCCGTCAGCACGCGGAGGAAACCGCTGCGCACGTAGATCGTCATCGGCGGCGGCGGGGCGAGGCGGAAGATGTTTTTGCGGCGCGGCGGGGCCATCAGCCGCCGAGTGAGCGAGCCGCGGAACGAAAGGCAAGTCGCCGACGGCGGGATTTTTCTTTGCCGGCCGCGGGCCGCGCCGGTTGCATCGCGGCATGTCCGCCCCTGCGTCCCTGCGGTTCATCGTCGCCTCAATGGTCGCCGCGCTTGCTTGCGCGTCGGCCCGGGCCGCCACCATCAACGCCATTCAGGGCAAAGGCACGACCAGCCCGCTCGTCGGCACGACGCAGACGGTCGACGGCATCGTCACCCTCAGCGCGCAAGGCACCGGCGGACTCGGCGGTTTTTATCTGCAATCCACTCAGAACGACACCGACGCCGATCCTGAAACCTCCGAGGGAATCTTTGTCGCCAACACCTCCTTTCCGGTCGTCGTCGGCGAAGTCGTGCGCGTCACCGGCACCGTCGCCGAAGCCGGCACGGCGCCGAGCACGCAGACACAGCTGAACAACCTCACCGGTCTGACCCACGTCGCCGTCGCCTCGTTGCCCACGCCGGTCACGGTGACCCTGCCGTTCGCGAGCACGACGTTCGCCGAGCGCTACGAGGGCATGCTGGTCACCTTCGGGCAAAAACTCACCGTCACCGACAACTACGACCTCGGCCGCTACGGCGAACTCACGCTCTCGCTCGGCCGCGTCTCCACGCCCACCAACATCGCCGCGCCCGGCGCGGCCGCCGTCGCGCAGGACAATGCCAACTTCCTCGCTTCGATCCTCCTCAACGACGCCAGCAACACCTCCTACCGCGCCGCCACGCCCTACCTCGCCGACAGCGCGGGCCGCGGCGACACGCGCCGCGCGGGCAGCACGGTCACCGGCCTCAGCGGCATCCTCGACGAGCGCTTCGGCCTCTACCTCGTCGAGCCGACGAGCGCGCCGACCTTCGTCGACGAAAACCCCCGCGCCGATCCGCCCGCCGTCGGCGGCACGCTGCGCGTCGTGCTCTCGAACGTGCTGAATTTCTTCAACGGCCCGACCTTCCCGACCTCGCGCGGCGCCGACACCAGCGCCGAATTCGACCGCCAGCGCGCCAAGATCGTCGCCGGCCTCACGCGCCTCGCGCCCGACATCCTCGGCCTGACCGAAATCGAGAACGACGGCTTCGCCTCCGGCAGCGCGCTCGCCGACCTCGTCGCCGCGCTCAACGCCGCCGCGCCCTCCGGCACGACCTACGCCGCCGTCGACGCGAGCGGCGTGGACAACGGCACCGACCTCATCCACTGCGCGTTCATCTACCGCACGCAAACCGTCGAGCTCGTCGGCGCCCCCGCCGCCCTCACGAACCAATATTTCACGAGCCTCGCCCGTCCGCCGCTGGCGCAAACTTTCCGCGAGCGCAGCACCAGCGAGGTGTTCACGGTTTGCCTGAACCACTTCCGCTCGAAGTCCACCGCCGCCACCAGCGCCGCCTCCACCGACGGCCGCACGCCGAATCCGAATCTCGACCAAGGTGACGGCCAGGGCGTGAACGGCTACCTGCGCAAGCGCGAAGCCGAGACCCTCGCCGCGTGGCTCGCCACCGATCCCACACGCAGCGGCGATCCCGATGTGCTGATCATCGGCGACCTCAACGCCTACGCGAAGGAGGACGCGATCACTGCGCTCACCGGCGCCGGCTACACGAATCTCACCGAACGCTTCGAAGGCGCCGGCGGCTACTCCTACGCGTTCGGCGGCGCGTTCGGCCACCTCGACCACGCGCTCGCCAACGCCTCGCTGTTGCCCCGCGTCGCGGGCGCCGCGACGTGGCACGTCAACGCCGACGAACCCGACTGGCTCGACTACAACGTCGAGAGCAAGACCACCGCGCAACAGGCGCTCAACGTCGGCACGCCGTATCGCTATGCCGACCACGACCCCGTGATCGTCGGCCTCACGCTCCGCGTCTCGACGCCCACGACGCCCACGACGCCGACCACGCCCACGACGCCAAGCACGCCTTCGTCCTCGGGCGGTGGCGGCGGCGGTGGCGGCGCCGCGAGTTGGCCCTTCGCCATCGTCTTCGCGCTCCTGCTCGTCGCGCGCCGGGCTACGGCGGTTTCAAAGATTCGGTAGCCGCCCGCCTGTCATCGCGAGGAGCGAAGCGACGAAGCAACCGAGCTGGTTTTCAGTCACCGAGTTTCGCGTAAGTCGGTAACGCCGGTGGAGCGCGTTGCCCCCAACGCGCTCAGAGCGGA is a window of Opitutia bacterium DNA encoding:
- a CDS encoding DUF4011 domain-containing protein, with the protein product MNPHDFSRVRLPLEAALLDRLAVDLAVLAPEERVALAPDQIRRQLLGRAVRLTDAMAPVAVRTAEAVRAEFGLCAPVEIYQSAGRENAAMHLLRDPILMEIQGRLLSLLDEGALRAVIGHEFGHYMAHGPDSLRAEVGAQATTLALSDSVAPELSMAASCLCMARELTADRFALLATRDLHALLRLEMVATTGLPAEALGRDTEGYLDQCRELVEACLDEADTAMGVTHPEHGVRAWAAWLFSESDLFREMTGAGPGTRPIAEVEALIERVLRRPGIDGSYHYLDVPPPELHEAALAAAALVGSADGVLGDEEAEAIEKTFAALVPEWRRFLEPAFAAQRLQELAPVAAAFGPGFQRPLFNLLMNVLVADGVAEAAEFQRITEIGRILGCEELFESLMRGALRRLTVERRENVASKPLPVSAQDALQALDSFLVATVRRGGGQVTVRRLLRLLGAGSREPELLHRIAAAVSRYGLKASIDLASAGLEDSVSLLPVAVVSASDAAVRPTPGALERAIQRLRDELISGDGHSPSVRLREIRSGRSFDLAELNRISVGQAERVLAMLGGGKRAVLVEGEQVGASREAETLMRQVVELRREHLARLEETGARDLFLGTGFICGAVDGYVVRAPLLLQQVELERAGEGGIALVPLADEPPIANQAVLRAVYHKAGLPFGEETAAKLAALAGDSTKGVAALVEHLRGAGIDVFEVTPDLHKLDPLADAVYEWKGRRLELEACAVVGLFPQSNSELLEDYEQLLADIAKPGADLGELLGCARELLPAALRDSLRVSERAARELHLPVVPVIPSDPSQVAVVRMAREVPALVVDGPPGTGKSQVIVNLVADAVARGERVAVVSEKRAALDVVANRLTHAGLGELTGVVHDVFEDRKTLYRRISARLTKDAAEAGAPQASVASGDRESIARDLRQRIAHLRQANHGEPTLGALAAYAAGFQVMVPTAMPRLGHLTAKSALQLARVADSVRPWSALLLPGSPWRPTEGRPVRRSLAGTTREERAEMRTLLSRVVQTKERVERAATEQPASPSACLQSAPIMRTALASLGRLTKIEPLVAQLLGASSDDSARSLAGLRLEWQAEAGVWQSEPLPVRMQVDPDLEPALVVLLAKGDSFLRIFSPAWWNARGAVRNRLPLVWPDAVGRPLDVPLARDLHRRMRLARLWKRLDDAAARDGLRDCLSGDAREIARILDRAADVAEPVLALRNVRPVLESLNAWAHSDFERWCSLLSARLAAAEAQQAHEVAAREASGVFHGIDAATGMEQLQQLLAKFSEEADRAADMDRVLTTAEAIDSQGSLVLALCSEAGPEVRWGDIVTKAWATARVAAHEGLPPRLRGAECDDSGTRQLADVLDADAIGRRQLAVARANETPLIRLPPPEKHARRTLEQAAKEKLQREAAKQRALMPLRTFVRTYADAGLFDALPVWLLSPETLTVLFPRRPIFDLVIFDEASQCTVASGFPALMRARRVVIAGDDRQMPPTSFFKAAPDEEEAETQASQGEAADFLDAESLLTLARQRAPKRSLDWHYRCREEELIAFSNHAMYGGALLTCPSQATPLVEPALRWVAVADAVYAEGRNEKEAERVVDLLHDALRRKPAPTVGVVTFNLSQRRTVLDAIDRRRANDPEFARVFSEAETRELLDDRPFVKNIENVQGDERDIIIFSVGHAPVERRHRTRGVERYVPARFGPVGQRGGERRLNVAVSRARAEALVVASFEPSMLSVARAKNDGPRLFKAYLEYVYHLSANSRTLAHRVLDLVRSASEAARVQAVEPLPNFVPLSGQIAEALLSNSRRAIVKLGSSGFRVDVAVEGKNGRAYQLAILCDDGSYEDGAFRRTQRAALLRRRGWRIVHVDSVEWMENRHAVLQRIDRALME
- a CDS encoding ExeM/NucH family extracellular endonuclease; translated protein: MSAPASLRFIVASMVAALACASARAATINAIQGKGTTSPLVGTTQTVDGIVTLSAQGTGGLGGFYLQSTQNDTDADPETSEGIFVANTSFPVVVGEVVRVTGTVAEAGTAPSTQTQLNNLTGLTHVAVASLPTPVTVTLPFASTTFAERYEGMLVTFGQKLTVTDNYDLGRYGELTLSLGRVSTPTNIAAPGAAAVAQDNANFLASILLNDASNTSYRAATPYLADSAGRGDTRRAGSTVTGLSGILDERFGLYLVEPTSAPTFVDENPRADPPAVGGTLRVVLSNVLNFFNGPTFPTSRGADTSAEFDRQRAKIVAGLTRLAPDILGLTEIENDGFASGSALADLVAALNAAAPSGTTYAAVDASGVDNGTDLIHCAFIYRTQTVELVGAPAALTNQYFTSLARPPLAQTFRERSTSEVFTVCLNHFRSKSTAATSAASTDGRTPNPNLDQGDGQGVNGYLRKREAETLAAWLATDPTRSGDPDVLIIGDLNAYAKEDAITALTGAGYTNLTERFEGAGGYSYAFGGAFGHLDHALANASLLPRVAGAATWHVNADEPDWLDYNVESKTTAQQALNVGTPYRYADHDPVIVGLTLRVSTPTTPTTPTTPTTPSTPSSSGGGGGGGGAASWPFAIVFALLLVARRATAVSKIR